The Candidatus Hydrogenedentota bacterium region CGCTCATTGAACCAAGGCGCTGCGCCTGGGCATCTGCGAACAAATGAATCAGTAATTTTGTTAAGACGGACATGATATTGTATTCTAATAGTGAAGCAATCTGCTCTGTATTTTGGGCTTAATGCCTTAATCCCACGGGCAAAGCTGGCTTATTACTTTTTTTTAACCCTATAAAATTCGAGGAAATTGCGTCTATGACACGCCCCATCAGTAATATAAATGTAGCTTCTTTTTCTCCATTGCCTCCTCCGGGGCTGTTGCGGCAACAGCTGGAAGCCGACGAGCACTGTATCGAAAAAGTGGCCGATGCCCGAGAAACAATCGGGCGCATCATTGAAAAAAAGGATCCGCGCCTACTGGTAATTACAGGACCCTGTTCCATCCATGACACCGAGGCGGGCTTAGAGTATGCACGGCGGTTGAGCACCCTGCAAAAAGAACTCAATCAACATCTTTATATTGTGATGCGCGTCTATTTTGAGAAGCCCAGAACGACAGTGGGATGGAAGGGGCTCATTAATGATCCCGATATGAACGGCAGCTACAACATTGAAAAGGGCTTATTGAAGGCACGTGAATTGTTGCTGCGCTTGTCAGAAATGGGCATGCCTGCTGCCAGTGAAGTTCTTGATCCCATTATTCCGCAATACATTTCCGATTTGCTCTCGTGGGTGTCTATTGGGGCGCGCACTTCTGAATCCCAAACCCACCGGGAGATGGCAAGCGGACTATCCATGCCCGTAGGCTTTAAAAACAATACAGATGGCTATCTTCAGGCCGCTATTGACGCCGTTGTCTCCTCAACCCGTCCCCACCATTTTCTGGGCATAGACGATGAAGGGCGCACGAGTGTGGTCAACACGCTGGGAAATCGGCTCGGTCATGTCATTTTACGGGGCGGAAGAACAGGACCCAA contains the following coding sequences:
- a CDS encoding 3-deoxy-7-phosphoheptulonate synthase → MTRPISNINVASFSPLPPPGLLRQQLEADEHCIEKVADARETIGRIIEKKDPRLLVITGPCSIHDTEAGLEYARRLSTLQKELNQHLYIVMRVYFEKPRTTVGWKGLINDPDMNGSYNIEKGLLKARELLLRLSEMGMPAASEVLDPIIPQYISDLLSWVSIGARTSESQTHREMASGLSMPVGFKNNTDGYLQAAIDAVVSSTRPHHFLGIDDEGRTSVVNTLGNRLGHVILRGGRTGPNYDPVSIIAVEEQMEKQGLEPRIIVDCSHANCGKRPRLQAHVLRDVVQQRLEGNSSIIGVMLESNLEEGNQPICDTPADLKYGLSITDPCIGWETTASLLREVHEKLSSGTV